The Streptomyces sp. RKAG293 genome includes a region encoding these proteins:
- a CDS encoding MMPL family transporter: MPDVNREHAVGGWTRAVTARPRLTLLLALLFTALAVVAGSGVADRLSGGGWEAPDSESSYATKALEEHFPASQPNLVLLVDSRGAGVDSPQVAAAGRDLARRLAADPSIAGVTSYWATGAPELRAKDRGEAMIAARIVGGDDAVGAAVERIAPAYRGVQGAVDVRIGGVAAVRHELQSTIEEDLLRAEMIALPVTLVLLVMVFGSAVAALLPLGVGIIAILGTNAVLRLITSFTDVSLFAQSLTTVLGLGLGIDYALFIVRRFREELADRDDPLGAVGATLRTAGRTVLFSALTVAAALAAMLVFPQYFLRSFAYAGIAVVLLAAGAALIVLPAALVLLGHRVNALDLRRLWRRRVSAAEPREPGAGYAALARLVMRRAPLFAIGATAGLLLLGLPFLQIQFGTADDRQLPAGAESHAVQQHLRDAFPGTPGGGITVLAEGSPGQDALAGYKAKLAALPGVVTVDGPYAAPSGGPAYLTVLPRTEAVDVATQDLVGEIRAVDAPFRTSATGQAAVLVDAQKAIADRLPWAVGMIAVVTLLLVFLLTGSVVIPLQAVLLNALSLTAMFGAVVWVFQDGHLSGLLGFTATGSIETTLPVLMFCLAFGLSMDYGVFLLSRIKEEYDRSGDHEGAIVFGVRRTGGLITAAAVILAVVMVAIGTSRVANTKMLGLGIALAVLMDAMVVRTLLVPAVMRLTGKATWWAPPALRRFHDRFGISEGGGGVAPEAARAPQRDHERDPEPVR, encoded by the coding sequence ATGCCCGATGTCAACCGCGAGCACGCCGTCGGGGGCTGGACCCGGGCGGTCACCGCCCGGCCCAGGCTGACGCTGCTGCTCGCGCTGCTCTTCACCGCCCTCGCCGTGGTCGCCGGCAGCGGTGTGGCGGACCGGCTGAGCGGCGGCGGGTGGGAGGCTCCTGACTCGGAGTCGTCCTACGCGACCAAGGCGCTGGAGGAGCACTTCCCCGCCTCGCAACCCAATCTCGTCCTGCTGGTGGACAGCCGTGGAGCGGGCGTCGACAGCCCGCAGGTGGCCGCCGCCGGACGCGACCTGGCCCGCAGACTGGCAGCCGACCCCTCCATCGCCGGTGTCACCTCGTACTGGGCCACCGGAGCCCCCGAGCTGCGGGCCAAGGACCGTGGTGAAGCCATGATCGCGGCCCGGATCGTGGGCGGCGACGATGCGGTGGGCGCCGCCGTCGAGCGCATAGCGCCCGCCTACCGGGGCGTTCAGGGGGCGGTGGACGTGCGGATCGGCGGAGTGGCCGCGGTCCGGCACGAGCTGCAGAGCACCATCGAGGAGGACCTGCTGCGCGCCGAGATGATCGCGCTGCCGGTCACGCTCGTGCTGCTGGTGATGGTCTTCGGCAGCGCGGTGGCCGCCCTGCTGCCCCTCGGCGTGGGCATCATCGCGATCCTGGGGACCAACGCGGTGCTGCGCCTCATCACGTCCTTCACCGATGTCTCCCTCTTCGCCCAGAGCCTGACCACGGTGCTCGGGCTGGGACTGGGGATCGACTACGCGCTGTTCATCGTGCGCCGCTTCCGCGAGGAACTGGCGGACCGGGACGACCCTTTGGGGGCGGTGGGTGCGACGCTGCGTACCGCCGGCCGTACGGTGCTGTTCTCGGCGCTCACGGTCGCCGCCGCGCTCGCGGCGATGCTGGTCTTCCCGCAGTACTTCCTGCGCTCCTTCGCCTACGCCGGTATCGCGGTGGTGCTGCTGGCGGCCGGTGCCGCACTGATCGTGCTGCCCGCCGCACTGGTGCTGCTCGGGCACCGGGTCAACGCACTGGATCTGCGCAGGCTGTGGCGGCGTCGGGTCTCCGCCGCGGAGCCGCGCGAGCCCGGAGCCGGATACGCGGCGCTCGCCCGGCTGGTGATGCGGCGTGCTCCGCTCTTCGCCATAGGTGCCACCGCGGGCCTGCTACTGCTCGGACTGCCCTTCCTGCAGATCCAGTTCGGCACGGCCGACGATCGGCAGCTCCCGGCCGGCGCCGAGTCGCACGCCGTCCAGCAGCACCTACGCGACGCGTTCCCCGGCACTCCGGGCGGCGGCATCACGGTGCTCGCCGAGGGAAGCCCCGGTCAGGACGCGCTCGCCGGGTACAAGGCGAAGCTGGCCGCGCTGCCCGGAGTCGTCACGGTCGACGGTCCCTACGCCGCCCCTTCCGGCGGCCCGGCGTACCTCACCGTGCTGCCCCGGACCGAGGCCGTGGACGTGGCCACCCAGGACCTGGTGGGCGAGATCCGAGCGGTGGACGCCCCGTTCAGGACCTCGGCCACCGGCCAGGCCGCCGTTCTGGTCGATGCGCAGAAGGCCATCGCCGACCGCTTGCCCTGGGCGGTCGGAATGATCGCCGTCGTGACCCTCCTTCTGGTGTTCCTGCTGACCGGGAGCGTGGTGATACCGCTCCAGGCGGTGCTGCTCAACGCGCTGAGCCTGACCGCGATGTTCGGGGCGGTGGTCTGGGTGTTCCAGGACGGACATCTGTCCGGGCTGCTGGGGTTCACCGCGACCGGCAGCATCGAGACCACCCTCCCGGTGTTGATGTTCTGCCTGGCCTTCGGCCTGTCCATGGACTACGGGGTCTTCCTGCTGTCGCGTATCAAGGAGGAGTACGACCGCAGCGGTGACCATGAGGGAGCGATCGTCTTCGGCGTGCGGCGTACTGGCGGACTCATCACCGCGGCCGCGGTGATCCTCGCGGTCGTCATGGTGGCCATCGGTACCTCACGGGTGGCCAACACCAAGATGCTCGGCCTCGGTATCGCCCTGGCCGTCCTGATGGACGCCATGGTGGTCCGCACCCTGCTCGTCCCGGCCGTCATGCGGCTGACCGGTAAGGCCACGTGGTGGGCGCCGCCCGCGCTGCGCCGGTTCCACGACCGGTTCGGCATAAGCGAGGGCGGCGGGGGAGTGGCGCCGGAGGCGGCTCGTGCCCCGCAGCGTGATCATGAGCGGGACCCCGAGCCGGTCCGGTAG
- a CDS encoding VTT domain-containing protein has product MDVGHFVSSLDFTAGLVEHLRGGNVVWAYALLAATTLPPLVPNAVLLVTGGVLAAQGRLDLTLVLVVVALSALAGDMLIHRTGRAVSGRVVSRIHRRPRQAALLRWAVLRIQRHGVPFVIAVRFLPSGRLIGGLAAGVVRYPARRYLAGAGVAEAVWATYSVGVGYFSGRAASNSLYAVGLGLGVSLLVAAVGVLAQWASRTRERRQVPMAVPAALPAGFPATPAPALVPASAARPESVLDKDFCESAGRGL; this is encoded by the coding sequence ATGGACGTTGGACACTTCGTGTCGTCACTCGACTTCACCGCCGGTCTCGTCGAGCACCTGCGGGGTGGAAACGTTGTGTGGGCGTACGCGCTGCTGGCCGCCACCACGCTGCCGCCGCTCGTGCCCAACGCGGTGCTGCTCGTCACCGGCGGAGTACTGGCCGCCCAGGGCCGGCTGGACCTCACTCTCGTCCTCGTGGTCGTCGCGCTGAGCGCGCTGGCCGGGGACATGCTGATCCACCGCACCGGCCGGGCGGTGAGCGGCCGCGTCGTATCCCGTATCCACCGCAGGCCGCGCCAGGCCGCCCTCTTGCGATGGGCCGTGCTGCGCATACAGCGGCATGGGGTGCCCTTCGTCATCGCGGTGCGCTTCCTCCCGAGCGGACGCCTGATCGGCGGACTCGCCGCGGGCGTGGTCCGCTATCCGGCACGCCGGTACCTGGCCGGAGCGGGGGTGGCCGAGGCGGTGTGGGCCACGTACTCCGTCGGCGTCGGCTACTTCAGCGGCCGCGCGGCCTCCAACTCCCTGTACGCCGTCGGTCTCGGCCTCGGCGTCTCCCTGCTGGTGGCGGCCGTGGGAGTGCTGGCCCAGTGGGCCTCCAGGACCCGGGAGCGCCGCCAGGTGCCGATGGCCGTTCCCGCGGCCCTTCCGGCCGGTTTCCCGGCCACCCCGGCCCCGGCGCTCGTTCCGGCTTCGGCCGCCAGACCGGAGAGCGTCCTGGACAAGGATTTCTGCGAGTCCGCCGGGCGGGGCCTCTAG
- a CDS encoding TetR/AcrR family transcriptional regulator, with protein MSEVEEKPRRRQARGERRVTQLLEAAASVFCTSGYRAASTNAIAREAGVSPGTLYQFFPNKEAIAVELGGRLIQQMQQAHGLVFTPENAALPLSEMIDRIVDPFIDFNCANPAFLALIKGPDTPGKVTDEHDQLHASLLERVDRLIELRAPLLSAADRARIAEIAFAMFKTGLELVVAQEGAEQDAYINELKGLLYRYLAPYVGTESRPPLGHH; from the coding sequence GTGTCCGAGGTGGAGGAGAAGCCGCGCCGTCGCCAGGCGCGCGGCGAGCGCAGGGTGACGCAGCTGCTGGAAGCGGCCGCGAGCGTGTTCTGCACGTCCGGCTACCGGGCGGCGAGCACGAACGCCATCGCGCGCGAGGCAGGCGTCTCCCCGGGCACGCTCTACCAGTTCTTCCCCAACAAGGAAGCCATCGCGGTCGAACTCGGCGGCCGGCTCATCCAGCAGATGCAGCAGGCCCACGGCCTGGTCTTCACTCCGGAGAACGCCGCGCTGCCGCTCTCCGAGATGATCGACCGGATCGTCGACCCGTTCATCGACTTCAACTGCGCCAACCCGGCCTTCCTCGCCCTGATCAAGGGACCCGACACGCCGGGCAAGGTCACCGACGAGCACGATCAGCTGCACGCCTCGCTGCTGGAACGCGTCGACCGGCTGATCGAGCTGCGCGCGCCGCTGCTCTCGGCCGCGGACCGCGCCCGCATCGCCGAGATCGCGTTCGCCATGTTCAAGACGGGGCTGGAGCTCGTCGTCGCGCAGGAGGGCGCGGAACAGGACGCGTACATCAACGAGTTGAAGGGCCTGCTCTACCGCTATCTGGCCCCGTACGTCGGCACCGAGTCCCGCCCACCGCTCGGCCACCACTGA
- a CDS encoding SDR family oxidoreductase — MAQNEAVGRNIVVTGGGTGIGRAIATRLAGSGDRVTIVGRRRDVLRATAEELRGEHGLDVTPVDCDLADPDEVETALTRLPDRVDVLVNNAGSREPATGPGPHGVRARWRGDFERNVLTAVLLTESLRDRLTTDGGRVITVTSVAALRGGGSYGASKAALHAWNHSLAAQLGPQGVTCNIVAPGTVAGTEFFGARLDDAELTRRAGRTLVGRVGRPADVAAAVVFLASPEAAFITGEILQCNGGELLGR; from the coding sequence ATGGCACAGAACGAGGCAGTGGGCCGGAACATCGTGGTGACCGGCGGCGGTACGGGCATCGGCCGTGCCATCGCGACCCGGCTCGCCGGGTCGGGGGACCGGGTCACGATCGTCGGGCGCCGCCGGGACGTGCTCCGGGCCACCGCCGAGGAGCTGCGCGGCGAGCACGGTCTCGACGTCACCCCTGTCGACTGCGACCTCGCCGATCCCGACGAGGTGGAGACGGCGCTCACCCGGCTTCCGGACCGGGTCGACGTGCTCGTGAACAACGCCGGCAGCCGGGAGCCGGCGACCGGGCCGGGGCCGCACGGAGTGCGGGCCCGCTGGCGCGGGGACTTCGAACGCAATGTGCTCACCGCGGTGCTGCTGACCGAGTCACTGCGCGACCGGCTCACCACGGACGGCGGCCGGGTGATCACCGTGACCTCGGTCGCGGCGTTGCGCGGCGGCGGCTCGTACGGCGCCTCCAAGGCCGCCCTGCACGCCTGGAACCACTCGCTGGCGGCCCAGCTGGGCCCGCAGGGCGTCACCTGCAACATCGTCGCCCCGGGGACCGTCGCCGGCACCGAGTTCTTCGGCGCCCGGCTCGATGACGCGGAGCTGACGCGCCGGGCCGGCCGTACCCTCGTCGGCCGGGTCGGCAGGCCCGCCGATGTGGCGGCCGCCGTGGTGTTCCTCGCCTCGCCCGAGGCGGCCTTCATCACGGGCGAGATCCTGCAGTGCAACGGTGGCGAGCTGCTCGGCCGGTAG
- a CDS encoding FtsX family ABC transporter permease produces the protein MLHYALQTLRARKGGFAGAFLALFCAAALVTACGVLLETGLRGEIATERYAAAPIVVGADQSVHQTTVKEKKGKTKVKNKAKPLAERVWLPDTTVRTVRQVPGVRAAVPEVTFPAYAVGPGADRSGPLSGKPSFGHDWTSAVLTPFTLAEGRAPQADGDLVVDRELAVWLGLKPGSSVTVQSTRAPRSYRVTGIAAAQDGDLRQQTSLFFTTAEAGRLAGHPGQITAIGVLPEPGADTGALATNLAAALRGTKAQVHTGADRGPVEFPDAAMARIKLVSMGGAIGGTSLLVAVLVVVGTFTLTIQQRYREIALLRAIAATPKQIRQLIGREALLVGLAAGALGSLAGLPVAYWLHAEFVGFGAVPDTLGIAWSPFPMFAAVGAALLGGWSAARISARRAARIRPAEALSEAAMETRTSPWGRLLAGGLFLAGGIVLLVVLSGLRTEPASTPVTFLTVVVLAVAVSLLGPLLARIAAAVLAVPLRAFRIGGHLAAANVRTNSKRLSAAVTPLALLVGMTCTVIFVQTTMGHAAQQQASAGNRAQWVLGAAAPGVPGEAAAAVRQVPGVTAVTEVVRTSVRVGLSKYTAQGVTPAGLTTTWDPDVTQGTLQGFGDGDMALSEVAADGLGVRPGSTVRLTLGDGTPVALKVTAVYARGLGFGDLTMPHDLVARHVDNPLASAVLVATDGRADRAALGAAVKDFPGVTVLDHAQAGAVQAEVQQSNAEVNYLAMGLVLAFTAIAVVNTLAMSTADRSREFALLRLVGTTRRQVLRMLRLEALTVVLVGAVLGTAIALATLTAFSLGMTGAAAPRLDPAGYLLTVALAAGLALLATALPARLALRVRPAEAIG, from the coding sequence ATGCTGCACTACGCACTGCAGACCCTGCGGGCCCGCAAGGGCGGCTTCGCGGGAGCCTTTCTCGCCCTGTTCTGTGCCGCGGCGCTCGTCACCGCGTGCGGGGTGCTGCTGGAGACCGGCCTCCGGGGCGAGATCGCGACCGAGCGGTACGCGGCCGCACCGATCGTCGTCGGAGCCGACCAGAGCGTGCACCAGACGACCGTCAAGGAGAAGAAGGGCAAGACCAAGGTCAAGAACAAGGCCAAACCGCTCGCCGAACGGGTCTGGCTGCCGGACACCACCGTGCGGACCGTCCGCCAGGTGCCAGGAGTGCGGGCCGCAGTCCCCGAAGTCACCTTCCCCGCCTACGCGGTGGGCCCGGGCGCGGACCGGAGCGGTCCGCTGAGCGGAAAGCCGTCCTTCGGCCACGACTGGACCTCCGCCGTACTCACGCCCTTCACCCTCGCCGAGGGCCGTGCCCCGCAGGCGGACGGCGATCTCGTCGTCGATCGCGAACTCGCCGTGTGGCTGGGCCTGAAGCCGGGCAGCAGTGTCACCGTCCAGTCCACCCGGGCCCCGCGCAGCTATCGCGTCACCGGCATCGCGGCTGCCCAGGACGGTGATCTGCGACAGCAGACCTCGCTGTTCTTCACCACCGCCGAGGCCGGACGGCTGGCCGGTCACCCCGGGCAGATCACCGCGATCGGGGTCCTGCCGGAACCCGGCGCGGACACCGGAGCCCTCGCCACGAACCTCGCCGCCGCCCTGCGGGGCACGAAGGCCCAGGTGCACACCGGAGCCGACCGCGGACCGGTGGAGTTCCCCGACGCGGCCATGGCCAGGATCAAACTGGTCAGCATGGGTGGCGCGATCGGCGGCACCTCACTCCTCGTTGCGGTCCTCGTGGTCGTCGGCACCTTCACGCTGACCATCCAGCAGCGCTACCGGGAGATAGCCCTGCTGCGCGCCATCGCCGCCACCCCGAAGCAGATCCGCCAGCTGATCGGCAGGGAGGCGCTGCTGGTGGGCCTCGCGGCGGGCGCTCTCGGCTCCCTCGCGGGCCTGCCGGTCGCGTACTGGCTGCACGCCGAGTTCGTCGGCTTCGGCGCCGTGCCGGACACGCTGGGGATCGCCTGGAGCCCCTTCCCGATGTTCGCGGCCGTGGGTGCCGCGCTGCTCGGCGGCTGGTCCGCGGCCCGGATATCCGCCCGCAGGGCGGCCAGGATCCGGCCCGCCGAGGCGCTCTCCGAAGCCGCCATGGAGACCCGCACGTCCCCCTGGGGCCGGCTGCTGGCCGGCGGGCTGTTCCTCGCGGGCGGCATCGTCCTGCTCGTCGTGCTCAGCGGTCTGCGTACCGAACCCGCGTCCACGCCGGTCACCTTCCTGACCGTGGTGGTCCTCGCCGTCGCGGTCTCCCTGCTCGGGCCGCTGCTGGCCCGGATCGCCGCCGCGGTACTGGCCGTTCCGCTCCGCGCCTTCCGTATCGGCGGCCACCTCGCCGCCGCCAACGTCCGTACCAACTCCAAGCGCCTCTCGGCGGCCGTCACCCCGCTCGCGCTGCTCGTCGGGATGACCTGCACCGTGATCTTCGTGCAGACGACGATGGGTCATGCCGCCCAGCAGCAGGCCTCGGCCGGCAACCGCGCCCAGTGGGTGCTCGGCGCCGCCGCGCCCGGTGTGCCCGGCGAAGCCGCCGCGGCGGTGCGCCAGGTCCCCGGCGTCACCGCGGTCACCGAGGTCGTACGGACCAGCGTCCGGGTCGGCCTCTCGAAGTACACGGCGCAGGGCGTGACCCCCGCCGGACTGACGACGACCTGGGATCCCGACGTCACCCAGGGCACGCTCCAGGGATTCGGCGACGGCGACATGGCGCTCAGCGAGGTGGCCGCCGACGGGCTGGGGGTCCGGCCGGGCAGCACCGTACGGCTCACCCTCGGCGACGGAACTCCCGTCGCTCTCAAGGTGACGGCCGTCTACGCCCGCGGCCTCGGCTTCGGCGACCTGACGATGCCCCACGACCTGGTGGCACGACATGTCGACAATCCGCTCGCATCGGCCGTCCTCGTCGCCACCGACGGTCGCGCGGACCGTGCGGCGCTCGGCGCGGCGGTCAAGGACTTCCCGGGTGTCACCGTCCTCGACCACGCTCAGGCGGGAGCGGTCCAGGCCGAGGTCCAGCAGTCCAACGCCGAGGTCAACTACCTCGCGATGGGCCTGGTGCTCGCCTTCACCGCGATCGCGGTCGTCAACACCCTCGCGATGTCCACCGCCGACCGGTCCAGGGAGTTCGCGCTGCTGCGGCTCGTGGGCACCACCCGCCGGCAGGTGCTGCGGATGCTGCGGCTGGAGGCGTTGACGGTCGTGCTCGTCGGGGCGGTGCTCGGCACCGCGATAGCCCTGGCCACCCTGACCGCGTTCAGCCTCGGCATGACGGGAGCGGCGGCGCCGCGGCTCGACCCTGCCGGATACCTGCTGACCGTGGCCCTGGCGGCGGGTCTCGCCCTGCTCGCCACCGCCCTCCCGGCCCGGCTCGCGCTGCGGGTCCGGCCCGCCGAGGCGATCGGCTGA
- a CDS encoding CBS domain-containing protein, translating into MATARDIMHKGVESISEHETLDVAAKRMRDAGIGALAITDSDGGLRGVLTDRDIVLRCVAIGHDPSAIRAAELMNGKPVTAMAGDTTDSVVAAMAAKRIRRIPVLDGDSLVGMISEADIARKLGAAEAGRLAAAIRAD; encoded by the coding sequence GTGGCGACTGCACGCGACATCATGCACAAGGGTGTGGAAAGCATCTCCGAACACGAGACGCTGGACGTGGCTGCCAAGCGGATGCGGGATGCGGGCATCGGCGCGCTGGCCATCACCGATTCGGACGGCGGACTGCGGGGCGTGCTCACCGACCGGGACATCGTTCTGCGGTGTGTGGCCATCGGGCATGACCCGTCGGCCATACGGGCCGCCGAGCTGATGAACGGGAAGCCCGTGACGGCCATGGCCGGCGACACCACGGACAGCGTCGTGGCCGCGATGGCCGCCAAGCGCATCCGCCGGATTCCCGTGCTGGACGGCGACTCGCTCGTCGGCATGATCAGCGAAGCCGATATCGCCCGCAAGCTGGGCGCGGCCGAGGCCGGACGGCTGGCAGCGGCGATCCGCGCCGACTAG
- a CDS encoding helix-turn-helix domain-containing protein — protein sequence MPKQRRIKEIGDLGALKALAHPRRQQILEHLALHGPATSATLARALDLNTGATSYHLRELDRHGFVEEAEGTGRGRERWWRAAPADLRFPQRSEQSDEMRPVVDEMNRLAFAADLVLFERSQREIEGGWADGQPYSRGSIQVTLPELREFFEEYIALVNRYKRADDALPEGARNVLTRFLAFPAPADDTTNGDPS from the coding sequence ATGCCGAAGCAACGACGCATCAAGGAGATCGGCGATCTCGGGGCGCTCAAGGCGCTCGCGCACCCACGCCGCCAGCAGATCCTCGAACATCTGGCGCTGCACGGGCCGGCCACCTCGGCGACCCTCGCCCGCGCCCTGGACCTGAACACCGGAGCCACCAGCTACCACCTGCGGGAGCTGGACCGGCACGGCTTCGTCGAGGAGGCCGAAGGGACGGGACGGGGGCGCGAACGCTGGTGGCGGGCCGCGCCCGCGGACCTGCGCTTCCCGCAGCGCTCCGAGCAGAGCGACGAGATGCGGCCGGTCGTCGACGAGATGAACCGTCTCGCGTTCGCCGCCGACCTCGTGCTCTTCGAGCGGTCCCAGCGCGAGATCGAGGGCGGGTGGGCGGACGGCCAGCCGTACTCCCGGGGCTCCATCCAGGTGACCCTCCCCGAACTGCGCGAGTTCTTCGAGGAGTACATCGCCCTGGTCAACCGGTACAAGCGAGCCGACGACGCACTGCCGGAGGGCGCGCGAAACGTGCTCACCCGGTTCCTCGCCTTCCCGGCACCGGCCGACGACACCACGAACGGGGATCCGTCATGA
- a CDS encoding cellulase family glycosylhydrolase, whose protein sequence is MRLRRTATALAVSAALLGAGSLPATAQTGQSHRAAQSHRAAPVAAAPHRAAASAAAGTVTTPDGLTYLADRQGRALQLHGLNLGKTDTVTEAGIAELAASGFNLVRLNIQWQKVEPRRGHYDTGYLRYLGRVMDWADRYGVLVLVDWHQDVFGPAFGFNGVPAWATRTDGIPYEPLPGDDWFANYFQPAVGAAFRHLYDDADLRAAQAAAYTKVAATLRGHRSLLGYDLFNEPFGPFTGDPTDPATQIENSAAMERGRLAGLYRRLIAAVRTADQDAWLFVEPTVLIGQGVPTQLPGFSDPRHGSDRIGYAPHYYDTAVENGADWDPADGFIEAYEAVIRAYPAAHRMPVLVGEWGPAKATGSGNAELIRRQTASMRGFATGWALWYDCHAAEGGGYCAYDADGRPAPGKEPVFAAYAPAIAGTPGAESYDPATHTYTLALTTTAVSRRAWTELRLPATAFPRGARVSVTGARGALVQQAPGEARILLPATPPGRHVTLTVTAR, encoded by the coding sequence ATGCGCCTGCGCCGTACCGCTACCGCACTCGCCGTCAGCGCCGCCCTCCTGGGCGCCGGAAGCCTCCCCGCCACCGCTCAGACCGGCCAGAGCCACCGTGCCGCCCAGAGCCACCGGGCGGCCCCGGTTGCCGCTGCTCCCCACCGGGCGGCGGCGAGCGCGGCGGCCGGCACCGTCACCACCCCCGACGGCCTGACCTATCTCGCCGACCGTCAGGGCCGCGCCCTCCAGTTGCACGGCCTCAACCTCGGCAAGACCGACACCGTCACCGAGGCCGGTATCGCCGAACTGGCCGCGAGCGGCTTCAATCTTGTACGGCTTAACATCCAGTGGCAGAAGGTCGAACCGCGGCGCGGCCACTACGACACCGGCTATCTGCGCTACCTCGGCCGGGTCATGGACTGGGCGGACCGGTACGGCGTCCTGGTCCTCGTCGACTGGCACCAGGACGTCTTCGGACCGGCCTTCGGCTTCAACGGCGTCCCCGCCTGGGCCACCCGCACCGATGGCATCCCCTACGAACCGCTGCCCGGCGACGACTGGTTCGCCAACTACTTCCAGCCGGCGGTCGGTGCGGCCTTCCGGCACCTCTACGACGACGCCGACCTGCGGGCCGCCCAGGCCGCCGCGTACACCAAGGTCGCCGCGACGCTGCGCGGCCACCGGTCCCTGCTGGGCTACGACCTGTTCAACGAGCCGTTCGGCCCCTTCACCGGCGACCCCACCGACCCGGCCACCCAGATCGAGAACTCCGCCGCAATGGAACGGGGCCGGCTCGCCGGCCTGTACCGGCGGCTGATCGCCGCCGTCCGCACGGCCGACCAGGACGCCTGGCTGTTCGTCGAGCCCACGGTCCTCATCGGCCAGGGCGTCCCCACTCAACTGCCCGGCTTCAGCGACCCACGACACGGCTCCGACCGCATCGGCTACGCCCCGCACTACTACGACACCGCCGTGGAGAACGGCGCCGACTGGGATCCCGCCGACGGGTTCATCGAAGCCTACGAAGCCGTCATCCGCGCCTACCCGGCCGCCCACAGGATGCCGGTCCTGGTCGGCGAATGGGGTCCCGCGAAGGCCACCGGCAGTGGCAACGCCGAGCTGATACGCCGCCAAACGGCGTCCATGCGCGGCTTCGCCACGGGCTGGGCCCTGTGGTACGACTGCCACGCCGCCGAAGGCGGTGGCTACTGCGCCTACGACGCCGACGGCCGACCCGCGCCCGGCAAGGAGCCGGTGTTCGCCGCCTATGCGCCGGCGATCGCCGGGACGCCCGGCGCGGAGTCCTACGACCCCGCCACCCACACGTACACCCTCGCCCTGACCACCACCGCGGTCTCGCGGCGCGCCTGGACGGAACTGCGGCTGCCCGCCACCGCGTTCCCGCGCGGCGCCAGGGTGTCCGTCACCGGCGCCCGCGGCGCCCTCGTCCAGCAGGCCCCGGGCGAGGCGCGGATCCTGCTCCCGGCGACCCCGCCGGGGAGGCACGTGACGCTGACGGTCACGGCCCGCTAG
- a CDS encoding AlpA family transcriptional regulator, which produces MTDRTLWSYAEIAAHIRVQVDTVRSYRKHGHLPAPDVVESGKPFWYADTIRAWSARRPGNRGRRDPD; this is translated from the coding sequence ATGACCGACCGAACCCTGTGGTCGTACGCAGAGATCGCCGCACATATCCGGGTCCAGGTCGATACCGTGCGCTCGTATCGCAAGCACGGGCACCTGCCCGCTCCGGACGTCGTGGAGAGCGGCAAACCCTTCTGGTATGCCGACACCATTCGAGCTTGGAGTGCCCGGCGGCCCGGCAACCGGGGCCGCCGGGATCCCGACTGA